A window of the Microbacterium sp. AZCO genome harbors these coding sequences:
- a CDS encoding alpha-galactosidase: MTAGFTHLEAEGVSVLVEHRPRGLPRVLHWGAALGPLAADDAAAIARGVSRQSPPGTLDAAWQVTLSPAEGDGWTGRPGLQLRRRGVLHHSRWAETDRAATDAELTVSARDAASTLLLTIRISIEAGGVVWVEHRLRHEGEGDAEPVEVEWLEATFPVPTTTDTLTTFDGRWTREKRPVTTAMPAGSTVRQSRRGRPGHDAPTMLIASERPPLWTTGRAWAAHAAWSSDVTYRVDRVTDAVTLIGAGELLRPGEVVLQPGDEYAAPRVAFSWTDAGLDALAARTHTWLRARAQHPSSPRPLVLNTWEAVYFDHDQERLLALAERAAEVGIERFVLDDGWFQGRRDDTTSLGDWVVDGDVWPDGLVPLADRVHGLGMQFGLWFEPEMVSLDSDVARAHPEWLLHDPGHLDHEPELSWRTQYVLDLANPDAYAHVLGQIDAVVREVGVDFIKWDHNRDLVESTHDGRPGGHVQMLAVYRLIAALKERHPALEIESCSSGGARTDLGILEVCDRVWASDSNDPVERQDIQRWTGLLLPPELVGAHVGPTTSHSSGRTTALSYRMATSLMGSAGFEWDILECDADEAAALRRFGALYKELRPVVHAGRTVHADLRDPAWRVTGFATDDASVVVVATVASLEDARAERLRLAWLDHERRYAVRVRTEIGAAEYGWIAPEWYTAGGVDLPGRVLAEAGLQLPTLWPVQAFVLHVTPLD; encoded by the coding sequence ATGACCGCCGGCTTCACCCACCTCGAGGCCGAGGGCGTCTCGGTCCTCGTCGAGCACCGTCCGCGGGGCCTTCCGCGCGTCCTGCACTGGGGGGCGGCGCTGGGGCCGCTCGCGGCGGACGACGCCGCGGCGATCGCCCGCGGGGTCAGCCGTCAGTCCCCTCCCGGCACTCTCGACGCCGCGTGGCAGGTGACGCTCTCGCCCGCCGAGGGCGACGGCTGGACGGGACGACCGGGACTCCAGCTCCGGCGCCGCGGTGTGCTCCACCACTCGCGCTGGGCCGAGACCGACCGAGCCGCGACCGACGCCGAGCTCACCGTGTCGGCGCGGGACGCGGCATCCACTCTCCTGCTCACTATCCGCATCTCGATCGAGGCCGGGGGAGTCGTGTGGGTCGAGCACCGGCTGCGCCACGAGGGTGAAGGGGATGCCGAGCCCGTCGAGGTCGAGTGGCTCGAAGCGACCTTCCCCGTGCCGACCACGACCGACACGCTGACGACGTTCGACGGGCGGTGGACACGCGAGAAGCGCCCGGTCACGACGGCGATGCCCGCGGGGTCGACGGTGCGTCAATCGCGCCGCGGCCGCCCGGGCCACGACGCTCCCACGATGCTGATCGCGTCGGAGCGTCCGCCGCTGTGGACGACCGGGCGGGCATGGGCGGCGCACGCGGCATGGTCGTCCGACGTGACGTATCGCGTCGACCGCGTGACCGACGCGGTGACCCTCATCGGCGCGGGCGAGCTGCTCCGCCCGGGGGAGGTCGTCCTGCAGCCGGGCGACGAGTACGCCGCGCCCCGCGTGGCGTTCTCCTGGACGGATGCCGGCCTCGACGCCCTCGCCGCGCGCACCCACACGTGGCTGCGGGCGCGGGCGCAGCATCCCTCGTCCCCTCGTCCTCTCGTGCTGAACACGTGGGAGGCGGTGTACTTCGACCACGATCAGGAGCGGCTCCTCGCGCTCGCAGAGCGCGCGGCGGAGGTCGGGATCGAGCGGTTCGTGCTCGACGACGGATGGTTCCAGGGCCGCCGCGACGACACGACGAGCCTCGGCGACTGGGTCGTCGACGGCGACGTGTGGCCCGACGGGCTCGTGCCGCTCGCCGATCGCGTGCACGGCCTCGGGATGCAGTTCGGGCTGTGGTTCGAGCCCGAGATGGTCTCGCTCGACTCCGACGTCGCCCGCGCCCATCCCGAGTGGCTGCTGCACGATCCGGGTCATCTCGACCACGAGCCGGAGCTGTCGTGGCGCACGCAGTACGTCCTCGACCTGGCGAATCCCGATGCGTATGCGCACGTGCTCGGGCAGATCGATGCGGTCGTGCGGGAGGTCGGCGTCGACTTCATCAAGTGGGACCACAACCGCGACCTCGTCGAGTCGACGCACGACGGGCGGCCCGGCGGTCACGTCCAGATGCTCGCCGTCTACCGCCTCATCGCCGCGCTGAAGGAGCGGCATCCCGCGCTCGAGATCGAGTCCTGCTCGAGCGGGGGCGCGCGCACCGACCTCGGCATCCTCGAGGTGTGCGACCGGGTGTGGGCGAGCGACTCGAACGACCCCGTCGAGCGCCAGGACATCCAGCGCTGGACGGGGCTCCTCCTGCCGCCGGAGCTCGTCGGCGCGCACGTCGGGCCGACGACGTCGCACAGCTCGGGCCGCACGACGGCCCTGTCGTACCGCATGGCGACGAGCCTGATGGGCTCGGCGGGCTTCGAGTGGGACATCCTCGAGTGCGATGCGGACGAGGCGGCGGCCCTCCGGCGCTTCGGCGCCCTCTACAAGGAGCTGCGACCCGTCGTGCACGCGGGACGCACGGTGCACGCCGACCTGCGCGATCCGGCCTGGCGCGTCACGGGCTTCGCGACCGACGATGCCTCGGTCGTCGTCGTCGCGACGGTCGCGAGCCTGGAGGATGCGCGGGCCGAGCGCCTGCGCCTCGCGTGGCTCGACCACGAGCGGCGCTACGCCGTGCGGGTGCGCACCGAGATCGGCGCCGCGGAGTACGGCTGGATCGCGCCCGAGTGGTACACCGCGGGAGGCGTGGACCTCCCCGGGCGGGTGCTCGCCGAGGCGGGACTGCAGCTGCCGACGCTCTGGCCCGTGCAGGCCTTCGTGCTGCACGTCACGCCGCTCGACTGA
- a CDS encoding carbohydrate ABC transporter permease — protein MRLRSMSAQTAKYTSLVVAAIVTLLPLTVLLFASFKTKQEYGTTGPFTPPSSWLNLDNFVTAFTSGKMLEGFVNTTIVLVVSLAGTVFIGTMAAYALDRFAFRGKKLVMGLFLVATLIPSVTSQVATFQLVNGLGLYDTKAALILLFMGTDVIALYLFIQFMQSIPISLDEAAMIDGANRWTIYWRIVLPLLRPAIATVVIIKGIAVYNEFYAPFLYLPSEGLISTSLFRFKGPFGAQWEVIAAGTILVIIPTLIAFLLLQRWIYRGLTSGAVK, from the coding sequence ATGCGGCTGCGATCGATGAGCGCGCAGACCGCCAAGTACACGAGCCTCGTCGTCGCGGCGATCGTGACGCTGCTGCCCCTCACGGTGCTGCTGTTCGCGAGCTTCAAGACGAAGCAGGAATACGGCACGACCGGCCCGTTCACGCCCCCGTCGAGCTGGCTGAACCTCGACAACTTCGTCACGGCCTTCACGAGCGGCAAGATGCTCGAGGGGTTCGTCAACACCACGATCGTGCTCGTCGTCTCGCTCGCCGGCACGGTGTTCATCGGCACGATGGCCGCCTACGCCCTCGACCGGTTCGCGTTCCGGGGGAAGAAGCTCGTGATGGGCCTCTTCCTCGTCGCGACGCTCATCCCGAGCGTCACGAGCCAGGTCGCGACGTTCCAGCTCGTCAACGGCCTCGGGCTGTATGACACGAAGGCGGCTCTGATCCTGCTGTTCATGGGCACGGACGTCATCGCGCTGTACCTGTTCATCCAGTTCATGCAGTCGATCCCGATCTCGCTCGACGAGGCCGCCATGATCGACGGCGCGAACCGCTGGACGATCTACTGGCGCATCGTGCTGCCGCTCCTTCGTCCCGCGATCGCGACGGTCGTGATCATCAAGGGCATCGCGGTGTACAACGAGTTCTACGCGCCCTTCCTGTACCTGCCGAGCGAAGGCCTCATCTCGACGTCGCTGTTCCGGTTCAAGGGGCCGTTCGGCGCGCAGTGGGAGGTCATCGCGGCCGGCACCATCCTCGTCATCATCCCGACGCTCATCGCGTTCCTCCTGCTGCAGCGGTGGATCTACCGCGGCCTGACCTCCGGAGCAGTCAAGTGA
- a CDS encoding acetylxylan esterase yields the protein MPRFDLPLAELQTYRPDIAEPDDFDDFWATTLAESRAVGGEAVVVPVETPLTTLEAYDVTFPGFGGDPVKAWLLLPAGAQHPLPAVVEYNGYGGGRGLPFERLGWASSGYAHLFMDTRGQGSMWGAGGDTADPHGTGPSSTGFMTRGIEDPAGYYYRRVFTDAVRAIDAVRALPQVDPARVAVAGGSQGGGIALAAAGLADDLVAVLPDVPFLCHFERAVGLTDRDPYQEVVRYLSVHRGADEHVFRTLSYFDGANLAKRATASTLFSVALMDLTCPPSTVFAAFNHYAGEDKAIEVYTHNDHEGGQAYQWQAQARFLGERI from the coding sequence GTGCCCCGCTTCGACCTGCCGCTCGCCGAACTCCAGACCTACCGCCCCGACATCGCCGAGCCGGACGATTTCGACGATTTCTGGGCGACCACGCTCGCCGAGTCCCGCGCGGTCGGCGGCGAGGCCGTCGTCGTCCCGGTCGAGACGCCCCTGACGACCCTCGAGGCGTACGACGTCACGTTCCCGGGCTTCGGCGGCGACCCCGTGAAGGCCTGGCTGCTGCTGCCCGCGGGGGCGCAGCATCCCCTTCCCGCCGTCGTGGAGTACAACGGGTACGGCGGTGGCCGCGGACTGCCCTTCGAGCGGCTCGGCTGGGCGTCGTCGGGCTATGCGCACCTGTTCATGGACACGCGCGGGCAGGGATCGATGTGGGGCGCGGGCGGCGACACGGCCGATCCCCACGGAACCGGCCCCTCGTCGACCGGGTTCATGACGCGCGGCATCGAGGACCCCGCCGGCTACTACTACCGCCGCGTGTTCACCGACGCCGTGCGCGCCATCGACGCCGTGCGCGCGCTGCCGCAGGTCGACCCCGCGCGCGTCGCCGTCGCGGGCGGCAGCCAGGGCGGCGGCATCGCGCTCGCGGCGGCGGGCCTCGCCGACGATCTCGTCGCCGTGCTGCCGGACGTGCCGTTCCTCTGCCACTTCGAGCGGGCCGTCGGCCTGACCGACCGCGACCCCTACCAGGAGGTCGTGCGCTACCTCTCGGTGCACCGCGGCGCCGACGAGCACGTCTTCCGGACCCTGTCGTACTTCGACGGCGCGAACCTCGCGAAGCGGGCGACGGCATCGACCCTGTTCTCGGTCGCGCTCATGGATCTCACCTGCCCGCCGTCGACCGTGTTCGCCGCCTTCAACCACTACGCGGGCGAGGACAAGGCGATCGAGGTATACACGCACAACGACCACGAGGGCGGCCAGGCGTACCAGTGGCAGGCGCAGGCGCGCTTCCTCGGCGAGCGCATCTGA
- a CDS encoding L,D-transpeptidase, whose product MTDLATRPDAGGSSDDEASSAPADDSVDAPPPAYEWAPTEPAPKKRRLWLWIGVPVAAVAVGLAAASLVLIAPGTSIAGVPVGGLTPGAAADALDQRLADTTIVLTGAGADVEITGAELGASVDARALADKAFASHPAWNPTSWFASPSDAQVAVDTATAVAALRTAVPSLYVDPTDAAIAYDPASATYVVTPAVEGQGVDVQAVQTALTEAFAQGETRVELAATTAPVEPEAPTHVAEATASILNRMLDTAGFYVGDERTVPLDRSTVASWLTITPGDRGTFAISANASAIQPTVDGLQAAVDRAPVDSTTIVNAAGTVLSTPTAGAVGRTLDSTSGIANAYADQLAAGNAVYQLPVTEVPFATTSLARSIEVDLSEQRIYVKENGNVVDTWLISSGASNTPTYTGHYTIGYKTAVQTMNGFNRDAAGNVIGTYSTPNVKWPMYFNGGQAFHGVYWHNNFGHTMSHGCVGMPEWRAQWLYNWAPKGTDVWIHS is encoded by the coding sequence ATGACCGATCTGGCCACGAGGCCTGACGCAGGGGGATCGTCTGACGACGAGGCGTCGAGCGCGCCCGCCGACGACTCCGTCGACGCTCCGCCGCCCGCCTACGAGTGGGCGCCGACCGAGCCCGCACCCAAGAAGCGTCGGCTCTGGCTGTGGATCGGCGTGCCTGTCGCGGCTGTCGCGGTCGGCCTCGCCGCGGCATCCCTCGTCCTCATCGCGCCGGGAACCTCGATCGCGGGCGTTCCCGTGGGCGGACTCACACCCGGCGCCGCCGCCGACGCGCTCGACCAGCGACTCGCCGACACCACGATCGTCCTGACCGGCGCCGGTGCAGACGTCGAGATCACGGGCGCTGAGCTCGGGGCCTCCGTCGACGCGCGCGCCCTCGCCGACAAGGCCTTCGCCTCCCACCCCGCCTGGAACCCGACGTCGTGGTTCGCCTCGCCGTCCGATGCACAGGTCGCCGTCGACACGGCGACGGCCGTCGCGGCTCTGCGGACCGCGGTCCCGTCGCTGTACGTCGACCCCACGGACGCCGCCATCGCCTACGACCCCGCGAGCGCGACGTACGTCGTCACGCCGGCGGTCGAGGGTCAGGGCGTCGACGTGCAGGCGGTCCAGACGGCGCTCACCGAGGCCTTCGCACAGGGCGAGACGCGCGTCGAGCTCGCGGCCACGACCGCGCCCGTCGAGCCCGAGGCACCGACGCACGTCGCCGAGGCGACGGCATCCATCCTCAACCGCATGCTCGACACGGCCGGCTTCTACGTGGGCGACGAGCGCACCGTGCCCCTCGACCGCAGCACCGTCGCGTCGTGGCTGACGATCACGCCGGGCGACCGCGGCACGTTCGCCATCAGCGCGAACGCGAGCGCCATCCAGCCCACGGTCGACGGCCTGCAGGCGGCGGTCGACCGCGCCCCGGTCGACTCGACGACGATCGTCAACGCGGCGGGCACGGTGCTCAGCACGCCGACCGCGGGCGCCGTCGGGCGCACGCTCGACTCGACGAGCGGCATCGCGAACGCCTACGCGGACCAGCTGGCGGCGGGGAACGCCGTGTACCAGCTGCCCGTCACCGAGGTTCCCTTCGCGACGACGAGCCTCGCCCGCTCGATCGAGGTCGACCTCAGCGAGCAGCGGATCTACGTCAAGGAGAACGGCAACGTCGTCGACACGTGGCTCATCTCCAGCGGCGCATCGAACACGCCGACCTACACGGGCCACTACACGATCGGCTACAAGACGGCCGTGCAGACGATGAACGGCTTCAACCGCGACGCGGCGGGGAACGTCATCGGCACCTACTCGACGCCCAACGTCAAGTGGCCCATGTACTTCAACGGCGGCCAGGCGTTCCACGGCGTCTACTGGCACAACAACTTCGGGCACACCATGAGTCATGGCTGTGTCGGCATGCCCGAGTGGCGTGCCCAGTGGCTCTACAACTGGGCGCCGAAGGGCACCGACGTCTGGATCCACAGCTGA
- a CDS encoding sugar ABC transporter permease, translating into MSITSPGGAPAGAPAVLSPAVESRRFRGAIRGTGGSRPLVSGRRAVVRGLTPWLFLAAALGLLLLFTYWPALNLFYYSVTDWDGIDRTKNFVGLDNYVEVFTDPKIFSVFFVSLYYFLASFAQMAIALYFATILSFSTRFSSLFRGILFFPYLINGVAIGFVFLYLFQPGGTLDTVLSWFGVADPPHWLGDPNIVNWSLAGTSVWRYTGMNFVLFLGAIQSIPHDLYEAAELDGATRWQQFWAIIFPGIRRVIGLSFILAIAGSLSVFEIPFIMTGGANGSSTFVIQTLQTAFSFRQVGLASAMAVVLLLIVLVVTVVQRKLFPDEKVDLT; encoded by the coding sequence ATGTCGATCACCTCACCCGGTGGGGCTCCGGCCGGAGCGCCTGCCGTCCTCTCCCCCGCTGTCGAGTCTCGCCGGTTCCGCGGAGCGATCCGCGGGACCGGCGGGTCCCGCCCGCTCGTCTCGGGCCGCCGCGCGGTCGTGCGGGGCCTCACGCCCTGGCTCTTCCTGGCCGCTGCCCTCGGACTGCTGCTGCTCTTCACCTACTGGCCGGCGCTGAACCTCTTCTACTACAGCGTCACGGACTGGGACGGCATCGACCGCACAAAGAACTTCGTGGGGCTCGACAACTACGTCGAGGTCTTCACCGACCCGAAGATCTTCTCGGTCTTCTTCGTGAGCCTCTACTACTTCCTCGCGTCGTTCGCGCAGATGGCCATCGCGCTGTACTTCGCCACGATCCTCAGCTTCTCGACGCGCTTCTCGAGCCTCTTCCGAGGCATCCTGTTCTTCCCCTATCTCATCAACGGCGTCGCGATCGGCTTCGTCTTCCTCTACCTCTTCCAGCCGGGGGGCACTTTGGACACGGTGCTGTCGTGGTTCGGCGTCGCCGACCCGCCGCACTGGCTGGGCGACCCGAACATCGTCAACTGGTCGCTCGCGGGCACATCAGTCTGGCGCTACACGGGCATGAACTTCGTGCTGTTCCTGGGCGCGATCCAGTCGATCCCGCACGACCTGTACGAGGCGGCCGAGCTCGACGGCGCGACCCGCTGGCAGCAGTTCTGGGCGATCATCTTCCCCGGCATCCGGCGCGTCATCGGCCTGTCGTTCATCCTCGCGATCGCCGGCAGCCTCTCGGTGTTCGAGATCCCGTTCATCATGACGGGCGGCGCCAACGGGTCGTCGACCTTCGTCATCCAGACGCTGCAGACGGCCTTCAGCTTCCGACAGGTGGGCCTCGCCTCGGCGATGGCCGTCGTGCTGCTGCTCATCGTGCTGGTCGTCACGGTCGTGCAGCGAAAACTCTTCCCCGACGAGAAGGTGGACCTGACATGA
- a CDS encoding LacI family DNA-binding transcriptional regulator, with translation MTVQNRATLDDVARLAGVSSKTVSRVFTNRELVAPETVERVLAAAKRLRFRPNTLARSLRRGGATNTFGFIMGELNNPFYYKVAAGIEKELAANGFALVVATTDDTAEGEERVADALLAQRIAALLLIPVADDQSYLEGERHLGTPVIAIDRPARNLVADSIVLENRRGVYDATMRLLARGHRRIGYVCNPASVYTQSERLRGYREALAAYGITDSTRWERLVDDMSIKPDGIVDELLSGDDAPTALITGNNRVTVGALRVLRDRHDDGRTALVGFDDFDTADVLGVSVVSYDPIELGRRAAMLALERIGDPSGFTRQIELPTWIVERGTGERPPREESA, from the coding sequence ATGACGGTTCAGAACCGAGCCACGCTCGACGACGTCGCCCGCCTCGCGGGCGTCAGCTCCAAGACGGTGTCGCGGGTCTTCACGAATCGTGAGCTCGTCGCCCCCGAGACTGTCGAGCGGGTGCTGGCGGCGGCCAAGCGGCTCAGATTCCGCCCCAACACGCTCGCCCGCAGCCTGCGCCGGGGCGGAGCGACCAACACGTTCGGCTTCATCATGGGCGAGCTGAACAACCCCTTCTACTACAAGGTCGCTGCCGGCATCGAGAAGGAGCTGGCGGCGAACGGCTTCGCGCTCGTCGTGGCCACGACCGACGACACCGCCGAAGGCGAGGAGCGCGTCGCCGATGCCCTGCTCGCCCAGCGCATCGCGGCGCTCCTGCTCATCCCGGTCGCCGACGATCAGTCCTACCTCGAGGGCGAGCGGCACCTCGGCACCCCCGTCATCGCGATCGACCGCCCGGCACGCAACCTCGTCGCCGACTCGATCGTGCTCGAGAACCGGCGCGGCGTGTACGACGCGACGATGCGGCTGCTCGCGCGCGGCCACCGCCGCATCGGCTACGTGTGCAACCCGGCGTCGGTCTACACCCAGTCCGAGCGACTGCGCGGCTACCGCGAGGCGCTCGCCGCCTACGGCATCACCGACAGCACGCGGTGGGAGCGTCTCGTCGACGACATGAGCATCAAGCCCGACGGCATCGTCGACGAGCTCCTCTCGGGCGACGACGCGCCGACGGCCCTCATCACGGGGAACAACCGCGTGACCGTGGGTGCCCTCCGCGTGCTGCGCGACCGCCACGACGACGGCCGCACGGCGCTCGTCGGCTTCGACGACTTCGACACGGCCGATGTGCTCGGGGTCTCGGTCGTCTCGTACGACCCCATCGAACTCGGCCGCCGGGCCGCGATGCTCGCCCTCGAGCGCATCGGCGACCCGTCGGGCTTCACGCGGCAGATCGAGCTGCCCACCTGGATCGTCGAGCGCGGCACGGGTGAGCGCCCGCCGCGAGAGGAGAGCGCATGA
- a CDS encoding ABC transporter substrate-binding protein encodes MARKAFAALALTAVAGLALSGCAGGSAGSADNTIDGDVKGDIKVVTWRTDLIQDGTFDKYKAEFEKKYPDVNVTFEGITDYSNEMLTRMSTNNFGDVIGIPAIQPDQFEQFLEPLGKTADFKDTYRFLPAASYDGTQYGIAWGGNANGIVYNKKVWEEAGLSTLPTTEAEWLDDLKQIKSKTAAIPMYTNYKDGWPLTQSFGNLGAITNDDDANMTLAHDKAPWTEGTDVYAIDSLTYDTVAAGLTEDDPLTTNWEQSKVDLGTGKIATMPLGSWAISQMQAAATDNGGSADDIGYMAFPANVDGSQYAVIGGDYNLAVSKFSKAKAAAWAWIQWVVNESGYTDTQGMISSVKDAPLPKNLQDFSDAGVKLLEIKAAPAGEESLLADTANESKVDLYGPLYRQKLIDIARGAADGDKDSYFAELNDQWGAAVQKLAN; translated from the coding sequence ATGGCAAGGAAGGCATTCGCCGCCCTCGCGCTGACGGCCGTGGCGGGCCTCGCGCTCAGCGGCTGCGCCGGTGGGAGCGCCGGCTCCGCCGACAACACGATCGACGGCGACGTCAAGGGCGACATCAAGGTCGTCACCTGGCGCACCGACCTCATCCAGGACGGCACGTTCGACAAGTACAAGGCCGAGTTCGAGAAGAAGTATCCCGACGTCAACGTCACGTTCGAGGGCATCACCGACTACTCGAACGAGATGCTCACGCGCATGAGCACGAACAACTTCGGCGACGTCATCGGCATCCCTGCGATCCAGCCCGACCAGTTCGAGCAGTTCCTCGAGCCCCTCGGCAAGACCGCGGACTTCAAGGACACCTACCGGTTCCTCCCCGCCGCGAGCTACGACGGCACGCAGTACGGCATCGCCTGGGGCGGCAACGCCAACGGCATCGTCTACAACAAGAAGGTCTGGGAGGAGGCCGGCCTCTCGACGCTGCCGACGACAGAGGCCGAGTGGCTCGACGACCTGAAGCAGATCAAGTCGAAGACCGCCGCCATCCCGATGTACACGAACTACAAGGACGGCTGGCCGCTCACGCAGAGCTTCGGCAACCTCGGCGCCATCACGAACGACGACGACGCCAACATGACGCTCGCCCACGACAAGGCGCCGTGGACCGAGGGCACCGACGTCTATGCGATCGACTCGCTCACCTACGACACCGTCGCCGCCGGCCTGACGGAGGACGACCCGCTGACCACGAACTGGGAGCAGTCGAAGGTCGACCTGGGCACGGGCAAGATCGCGACGATGCCCCTCGGCTCGTGGGCGATCTCGCAGATGCAGGCCGCCGCGACCGACAACGGCGGGTCCGCCGACGACATCGGCTACATGGCCTTCCCCGCGAACGTCGACGGCTCGCAGTACGCCGTGATCGGCGGCGACTACAACCTCGCCGTGAGCAAGTTCTCCAAGGCGAAGGCCGCCGCATGGGCGTGGATCCAGTGGGTCGTGAACGAGTCGGGCTACACCGACACCCAGGGCATGATCTCGTCGGTCAAGGATGCTCCGCTGCCGAAGAACCTGCAGGACTTCTCCGACGCCGGCGTCAAGCTCCTCGAGATCAAGGCCGCTCCGGCGGGCGAGGAGAGCCTGCTCGCCGACACGGCCAATGAGTCCAAGGTCGACCTCTACGGCCCGCTCTACCGCCAGAAGCTCATCGACATCGCTCGCGGCGCCGCCGACGGCGACAAGGACAGCTACTTCGCGGAGCTCAACGACCAGTGGGGCGCCGCGGTCCAGAAGCTCGCGAACTGA
- a CDS encoding ROK family transcriptional regulator, whose amino-acid sequence MSASEVQRGSSTIESPHTPSGAANGGAFGPGRALRHGGKVLPEHARGHNRSLVLQTLFHQGEMSRADLSRETGLTRVTISDLVAELIADGFVAEMGVREASGPGKPAMLVDLDRAGHRIVGIDLSGSEEFIGAVLTLDGDIVARRNVPIPAGADDVVAAVVALAADLVADSHAPVLGIGVGTPGVVDDHGVILTAPNFGWAGFDLESALREALGLPVLVANDANAAVLAEYTFGGAGDDVLLVKVGRGVGSGLLASGQPMRGAHFGAGEIGHVTVGTDGGPVCVCGKVGCLEAWLAVPALTARLAEASTSDRKGILRDAGERLGIALAPVVGVLDVSEIVLSGPTELLDGPLAEAIVETLRARTLAEFHDGVRVRMTEQGQDIVLRGAAVMVLSGQLGVS is encoded by the coding sequence ATGTCTGCATCGGAAGTGCAGCGCGGCTCTTCCACCATCGAGTCGCCGCACACCCCCTCGGGAGCCGCGAACGGCGGCGCGTTCGGCCCCGGTCGCGCCCTCCGCCACGGCGGAAAGGTGCTGCCGGAGCACGCCCGCGGCCACAATCGCTCCCTCGTGCTGCAGACCCTCTTCCACCAGGGCGAGATGAGCCGCGCCGACCTCTCGCGCGAGACAGGCCTCACGCGGGTGACGATCTCCGACCTCGTCGCCGAGCTGATCGCCGACGGGTTCGTCGCCGAGATGGGCGTCCGCGAGGCATCCGGCCCCGGCAAGCCCGCCATGCTCGTCGATCTCGACCGCGCCGGCCACCGGATCGTGGGCATCGACCTCTCGGGCAGCGAGGAGTTCATCGGCGCCGTCCTGACCCTCGACGGCGACATCGTCGCGCGGCGCAACGTCCCCATCCCCGCCGGAGCCGACGACGTCGTGGCCGCGGTCGTCGCGCTCGCCGCCGACCTCGTCGCCGACTCGCATGCGCCGGTGCTCGGGATCGGCGTCGGCACGCCGGGCGTCGTGGACGACCACGGCGTCATCCTCACCGCCCCCAACTTCGGCTGGGCGGGCTTCGATCTCGAGAGCGCACTGCGCGAGGCCCTGGGCCTGCCGGTGCTCGTCGCGAACGACGCGAACGCCGCCGTCCTCGCGGAGTACACCTTCGGGGGCGCGGGCGACGATGTGCTGCTCGTCAAGGTCGGCCGCGGTGTCGGCTCCGGCCTCCTCGCGTCCGGTCAGCCCATGCGCGGCGCGCACTTCGGCGCCGGCGAGATCGGCCACGTCACGGTCGGCACCGACGGCGGCCCGGTCTGCGTGTGCGGCAAGGTCGGATGCCTCGAGGCCTGGCTGGCCGTCCCCGCGCTCACCGCTCGGCTGGCCGAGGCATCCACCTCCGATCGCAAGGGAATCCTCCGCGATGCAGGTGAACGCCTCGGAATCGCCCTCGCGCCCGTCGTGGGCGTGCTCGACGTGTCGGAGATCGTGCTCTCCGGCCCCACCGAACTTCTCGACGGCCCTCTCGCGGAAGCGATCGTCGAGACCCTCCGCGCACGAACGCTCGCCGAGTTCCACGACGGCGTCCGCGTGCGGATGACGGAGCAAGGCCAGGACATCGTCCTGCGCGGAGCGGCCGTCATGGTCCTGTCGGGACAGCTCGGGGTGTCGTAG